In one Oreochromis aureus strain Israel breed Guangdong linkage group 2, ZZ_aureus, whole genome shotgun sequence genomic region, the following are encoded:
- the LOC116320690 gene encoding uncharacterized protein LOC116320690 produces MVMLWIILLFLHQGYTLVPVKTVQLGEPANITCALPDVVSIRGVHWYKQSVGDTLILIVTLFETATPEYGQEIFKSRFQTHYDKKFSNLTILKAVQDDEGIYHCGIIEWINPEWTGTYLLVKGNNQPASNYTVVQWPTVLNPLRSGNSMTLQCSVYSDSDKMCPRDYNVFWFRAGPDQLHPSIIYTDGNRHSESEIISDSQERCLYRFSKNVSSSDAGTYYCAVATCGEILFGNGTKLDIEVQPTQSAFIQMAILLVCLAISLFGNVALICNRRVCKPFQDTPNKTSNQAVHDRTKADEELNYAALHFSERKTRRKRKTEFAEDSVYSQVKC; encoded by the exons ATGGTCATGTTATGGATTATATTGCTTTTTCTTCATCAAGGAT ATACTCTAGTTCCAGTGAAAACTGTTCAGCTTGGTGAACCAGCGAACATAACATGTGCTTTGCCCGATGTGGTCAGCATTAGAGGAGTCCACTGGTACAAGCAGAGTGTTGGAGATACTCTCATATTAATAGTGACACTGTTTGAAACTGCAACACCCGAGTATGGTcaagaaatatttaaatcaagatTTCAAACACATTATGATAAGAAATTTAGCAACCTGACCATTTTGAAAGCAGTCCAAGACGATGAGGGAATCTATCACTGTGGAATCATAGAGTGGATTAATCCTGAATGGACTGGAACATATTTGTTAGTAAAAG GAAATAATCAGCCAGCATCAAATTATACTGTTGTTCAGTGGCCAACAGTGTTAAATCCACTGCGTTCAGGAAATTCAATGACTCTCCAGTGTTCAGTCTATTCTGACTCTGACAAGATGTGTCCCAGAGATTATAATGTGTTCTGGTTCAGAGCTGGACCAGATCAATTACACCCAAGCATCATCTACACTGATGGAAACAGACACAGTGAAAGTGAAATAATATCAGACTCACAGGAGAGGTGTCTTTATCGCTTCTCTAAGAATGTCAGCTCATCTGATGCTGGGACTTACTACTGTGCTGTGGCCACATGTGGGGAGAtattatttggaaatggaacTAAACTGGACATTGAAG tgCAGCCAACACAATCAGCATTTATTCAAATGGCAATATTATTAGTTTGCTTGGCCATTTCTCTCTTTGGAAATGTTGCCTTGATTTGCAACCGAAGAGTATGTAAACCATTTCAAG ATACTCCAAACAAGACCTCAAACCAAGCAGTACATGATCGT ACTAAAGCTGATGAAGAACTAAACTATGC